A genomic window from Thunnus thynnus chromosome 12, fThuThy2.1, whole genome shotgun sequence includes:
- the zgc:153615 gene encoding schwannomin-interacting protein 1 — MVHQEKRVYQAQRNERESIRQKLALGSFYDDEPVIYTSCSKNGPASRLQSGVNLQVCFVNDSSSDKDSDAEDSRTETSLDTPLSPVSKQSSSLSDRDTAEEDSDPLDDCGGFWRVQRRLQEEARVALALARPMARMQVEVERQIQLHRRSPVADLLPHLPHISEGLMKRNLRRGDMRDMSLGQLQVITNDLHSQIQSLNEELVQLLLMRDELHVEQDAMLVDIEDLTRHAHSHQRHQAEKAISK, encoded by the exons GCCCAGAGGAATGAGAGAGAGTCCATCAGGCAGAAACTTGCCCTTGGCAGTTTCTATGACGACGAGCCAGTCATCTACACCAGCTGCAGCAAGAACGGCCCGGCCTCCCG GCTGCAGAGTGGGGTGAAcctgcaggtgtgttttgttaatgacagcagcagtgacaaAGACAGTGATGCTGaggacagcaggacagagacCAGTCTGGACACGCCGCTGTCACCTGTG AGCAAGCAAAGCTCATCTTTATCAGATCGAGACACGGCAGAGGAGGACTCAGACCCGTTAGATGACTGCGGCGGGTTCTGGCGGGTGCAGCGGAGGCTCCAAGAGGAGGCCCGTGTGGCACTGGCTCTGGCAAGACCCATGGCCCGCatgcaggtggaggtggagagaCAAATCCAACTGCACAGACGTTCACCTGTGGCTGACTTG CTTCCCCATCTGCCCCACATCAGCGAGGGATTGATGAAGAGAAATCTGAGGAGAGGGGACATGAGGGACATGAGTCTTGGCCAGCTGCAAGTCATCACAAATGATTTACACTCACAGATTCAGA GTCTAAATGAGGAGCTGGTGCAGTTGCTGCTGATGAGGGATGAACTGCATGTGGAGCAAGACGCCATGCTGGTGGACATAGAGGACCTCACCAG GCACGCTCACAGCCATCAGCGGCACCAGGCAGAGAAAGCCATCTCTAA